In the Natronoglycomyces albus genome, ACACCCGAGTACAACCACTCCTTTCCCGGCCCGCTCAAAATAGCCATCGACCACTTCAACGCCGAATGGCACGCCAAACCGGTAGGCCTCATCTCCTATGGGGGCATGGCCGGAGGCCAGCGCGCCGCAGAGGGGTTGCGTCTGGTCTTCCCCGAGCTGAACGCGATCACCATTCGCAACACCTTGTCGTTCAACAACTTTTGGGAGAAGTTCGACGAGCAGGGCAACCCTGTCGACGCGGAAGCGGCCAACACTGCGGCAAAGGGCTTCCTCGACCAGCTGTGCTGGTGGGCGACAACTTTGAAATCAGGCCGTGACCACCAGCCTTTCGGATCATGAGTGAGGGAATGACATGCGCGCGATTATGCAGTACGCATACGGAGGACCCGAAACCTTGCTCATGGAAGAACAGCCGGACCTATCGCCCGCGCAAGGGCAAGTGCGCATCAAGGTGGCGGCCTCCGGGGTGCATTTGATTGACACTGTGCTGCGTTCGGGAGATACCGACGCATTGCCCTATGCGCCGCCGGCGCTACCGATGACTCCTGGCCGTGAGGTTGCGGGGACGGTGGACGCGGTTGGAGACGGGGTGGACTCCTCGTGGGTCGGGCAAAGAGTGGTGACCCACCTGGGACTGGCTTCGGGCGGCTACGCCGAACAAGCTATTCGGGAGGTCGGTGCCGTCCATGTGCTACCGGCGGGAGTCGATGAGGCGGCAGCGGTGGCGGCGATTGGTACCGGCCGCACGGCATTGAGCATTTTGGAACACGCCCGGCCCACCGCTGAGGACCTAGTGCTGGTGACGGCCGCGGCTGGCGGGATCGGCACCTTGCTGGTGCAGTACCTGAAGAGGCACGTCGGCGCCGAGGTTGTGGGGGTTGCCGGTGGTCGAGAGAAAGTGTCTTGGTTGCGCGGGCAAGGTGTCGACCACGCGGTCGATTACACCAGCCACGACTGGGCCGAACAGGTGCGAAAGCTGACTGGTGGTCGTGACATCACCCTGGTTTTCGACGGCGTCGGTGGAGAGTCGGGGCGGGTGGCGCTGGAACTGCTTGGCCTCGGGGGGCGACATGTGATGTTCGGTTGGTCGGCGGGATCTGCCACCCAGCTCAATGAGCAGGACATTATGAACCGAGGCTTGACGGTCTCCTCGGCGTTGGGGCCGCACGTCATCGCTAAGGCCGGTGGGATGCGGGAGCTGGAGACCCAGGCGTTGCGCCTGGTTGAAAAGGAAGTATGGACTCCGCAGGTGCACAGATTCGCGTTGGAGGATGCCGCTGCGGCGCATCGGGCACTGGTAGAGCGATCCACGGTCGGGAAGGTCATCCTCTCCCCGTAAATGGGTACGATTGGAACATGTCGCATGGTCATCTCGGCTCCCACCCGCCAATGACGGGCCTGCCAGAATCCACAGTTCTTTCCGGC is a window encoding:
- a CDS encoding zinc-binding dehydrogenase, with product MRAIMQYAYGGPETLLMEEQPDLSPAQGQVRIKVAASGVHLIDTVLRSGDTDALPYAPPALPMTPGREVAGTVDAVGDGVDSSWVGQRVVTHLGLASGGYAEQAIREVGAVHVLPAGVDEAAAVAAIGTGRTALSILEHARPTAEDLVLVTAAAGGIGTLLVQYLKRHVGAEVVGVAGGREKVSWLRGQGVDHAVDYTSHDWAEQVRKLTGGRDITLVFDGVGGESGRVALELLGLGGRHVMFGWSAGSATQLNEQDIMNRGLTVSSALGPHVIAKAGGMRELETQALRLVEKEVWTPQVHRFALEDAAAAHRALVERSTVGKVILSP
- a CDS encoding NADPH-dependent FMN reductase; translated protein: MSDTLKLAIIMGSTRVDRFCPVPTNWFAEQAKIHGSFDTDIIDLIETEFPLRLSAENTPSLAALSSRLEAADAFVVVTPEYNHSFPGPLKIAIDHFNAEWHAKPVGLISYGGMAGGQRAAEGLRLVFPELNAITIRNTLSFNNFWEKFDEQGNPVDAEAANTAAKGFLDQLCWWATTLKSGRDHQPFGS